A window of the Acetobacteraceae bacterium genome harbors these coding sequences:
- a CDS encoding OmpA family protein, with translation MTSIFLEKYFFYQRQWVLLALFVTGMFLLTSISSLQAQPVRGVYVAGGGGVSFNQGQQINPKVRLDFPGKYGPPGSPTNDQVISGGKLLYNPGYDVQASVGYGLGNGFRVEIEGMMAKNEFNGLKNGAFPNDGSGHQMVYGGFANAFFDMDIGLSWIYPYIGFGVGYEWQNDNMTLINTAQSSNPYTEHIGGTTGAFAYQAMGGASFPIPWMLGLSGTLEYRFNTMIGGHGHSASVTGTPVTDQTNGAKLGPTNSTFGTKTYFNDSILLGLRYEFNPIPPNVIERPVIMPPAPPPAAQRTYMVFFDWNSTALTPRAREIIGLAARNSTNVQYTKILVKGYSDTSGETIKGGPAYNDNLSYKRADNVKAELVHDGVAAGLVSVKGLGATNLLMPTGPGVRDSQNRRVEINFN, from the coding sequence ATGACCTCTATTTTCCTAGAAAAATATTTTTTCTATCAACGTCAATGGGTTCTCCTAGCGCTATTTGTGACTGGGATGTTTTTGCTTACCTCCATTTCCAGCCTCCAAGCACAGCCCGTGCGCGGCGTTTATGTTGCTGGCGGTGGCGGTGTTTCATTCAACCAAGGCCAGCAAATCAATCCTAAAGTTCGGCTAGATTTTCCAGGAAAATATGGGCCGCCCGGAAGTCCAACAAACGATCAAGTTATTTCCGGCGGAAAGCTTCTCTATAATCCGGGATATGACGTCCAAGCCTCTGTGGGGTACGGATTAGGTAATGGTTTTCGTGTCGAAATTGAAGGTATGATGGCCAAAAATGAATTTAACGGCCTTAAAAACGGTGCTTTTCCGAATGATGGCAGTGGACATCAGATGGTTTACGGAGGGTTTGCAAATGCCTTTTTCGATATGGATATCGGCCTCAGCTGGATTTATCCTTATATCGGTTTTGGCGTTGGGTATGAGTGGCAAAACGATAATATGACACTGATTAACACGGCGCAGTCCTCAAATCCTTATACCGAGCATATCGGTGGCACAACAGGCGCTTTCGCCTATCAAGCGATGGGAGGGGCATCCTTTCCAATTCCTTGGATGCTAGGACTGTCAGGAACGCTCGAATACCGTTTCAATACGATGATTGGCGGACATGGGCACTCTGCCTCTGTGACTGGGACACCTGTAACAGATCAAACAAACGGTGCAAAATTAGGACCGACAAACTCCACTTTTGGCACGAAAACCTATTTTAATGATTCCATTCTTTTAGGTTTGCGTTACGAGTTTAATCCCATACCGCCAAATGTCATTGAACGCCCTGTCATCATGCCTCCTGCGCCGCCGCCGGCAGCACAGCGCACCTATATGGTCTTTTTCGACTGGAATTCCACAGCGCTTACGCCAAGAGCCCGTGAAATTATTGGTTTAGCCGCACGCAACTCAACAAATGTCCAATATACAAAGATCCTCGTCAAAGGTTATTCGGATACCTCTGGCGAAACGATTAAAGGCGGCCCCGCCTATAACGATAACCTCTCTTATAAGAGAGCCGATAACGTCAAAGCCGAACTTGTGCATGATGGTGTTGCCGCAGGCTTAGTGTCGGTGAAGGGGTTGGGCGCAACCAATCTCTTAATGCCAACAGGTCCGGGCGTTCGGGATTCTCAAAACAGACGTGTGGAAATTAACTTTAATTAA
- a CDS encoding NYN domain-containing protein yields MFKQTAFFVDAGYFLESSGHLLYGSGRGSLFLNTNAIASELAASIAPITEGNTQKAEEQSRLLRIYWYDAGDARHGLFSSLAQCSSIKLRLGRLNQNGVQKGVDALLALDLVTLASERAISDAIILSGDEDLVPAVEMIQRKGVRVHILGIQPAMEGARNVSQKLRHESDSFTEWGREKLEPLFFKKTPSEYADSDPAFLNSVDPYFPQATIGRSSGASNFNTHENAHPGFYVEDPDSSEANLRERIAQFVDSLDEETRLYYENGVTEAAEIGQPFPIKPEHDAPLLKIGCQVLGVPRIDPDWRRFVRSAFLENFNLNAT; encoded by the coding sequence ATGTTCAAGCAGACCGCTTTTTTCGTTGATGCTGGATATTTTTTGGAATCCTCCGGGCATTTACTTTATGGATCTGGACGTGGCTCTCTTTTTCTGAACACAAATGCGATTGCCAGTGAGCTTGCTGCTTCTATCGCTCCCATCACCGAAGGAAATACACAAAAAGCAGAAGAACAAAGCCGTCTGTTAAGGATTTACTGGTATGATGCAGGTGATGCACGCCATGGTCTTTTTTCTTCTTTAGCTCAGTGTTCCTCTATAAAATTACGTTTAGGACGTTTAAATCAAAACGGTGTTCAAAAAGGTGTCGATGCTCTCCTTGCTCTAGATCTTGTTACCCTTGCTTCCGAGCGTGCTATTTCTGATGCGATTATTCTCTCAGGAGACGAGGATCTTGTCCCTGCCGTTGAAATGATTCAAAGAAAAGGGGTTCGTGTTCATATTTTAGGCATTCAACCCGCAATGGAAGGCGCAAGAAATGTCTCTCAAAAGCTTCGCCATGAATCTGACAGCTTCACAGAATGGGGGCGCGAAAAATTAGAGCCGCTTTTCTTTAAAAAAACGCCCAGTGAATACGCTGATTCAGATCCAGCTTTTTTAAATTCTGTTGATCCCTACTTTCCTCAGGCGACTATCGGACGATCCTCTGGAGCTTCAAACTTTAACACACATGAAAATGCTCATCCTGGTTTTTATGTCGAAGACCCTGATTCTTCTGAAGCAAATTTAAGAGAACGCATCGCACAATTTGTTGATTCTCTTGATGAAGAGACACGCCTCTATTATGAAAATGGTGTCACAGAGGCTGCTGAAATTGGCCAACCTTTCCCTATTAAGCCAGAACATGACGCACCTCTCCTGAAAATTGGCTGCCAAGTCCTAGGCGTTCCAAGGATTGATCCTGATTGGAGACGTTTTGTCAGATCTGCCTTCTTAGAGAATTTTAATCTAAATGCGACTTAA
- a CDS encoding DUF3800 domain-containing protein: MSSILYVDEAGDVGGLANPPRSNDQPLLVIGGLLVDSRHLYALTHDFAFIKRKYNPNLLPKDEHPLDWILKEVKGSTIREHLTRQTRDKRRRAQMFMKDIFGLLQIYGVRFNARIFIKKSGIEFKEHHVYGSAIAALFKSFDFYLKEKKDFGVCFCDSRNKTKNSHVAHSLFTEKFRRKDPAFQNIIDIPSFMHAENSAGLQICDLICSGILFPIAARVYCSDVKNIHVQDRGLEVREHFGQILKNLQFRYLDQRKGRYRGGITVSDRVRKQSSSLIFSEKFEEKDSLIQLKEHFS; this comes from the coding sequence TTGTCTTCAATTCTATATGTGGATGAGGCTGGAGATGTTGGTGGCTTAGCAAATCCTCCAAGGTCAAACGATCAACCACTTTTAGTTATAGGTGGATTGCTCGTAGATAGTCGTCATTTGTATGCTTTAACGCATGATTTTGCATTTATTAAACGTAAGTACAATCCGAACCTTTTGCCGAAGGACGAACATCCTCTGGATTGGATTTTAAAGGAAGTAAAAGGATCAACGATTCGTGAACATTTGACGAGGCAAACGCGAGATAAAAGAAGACGTGCTCAAATGTTTATGAAGGATATTTTTGGACTTCTTCAAATATATGGCGTCCGTTTTAATGCTCGTATTTTTATTAAAAAATCAGGAATAGAGTTTAAAGAACACCATGTTTATGGTTCTGCAATAGCCGCTTTGTTTAAAAGCTTTGATTTTTATTTAAAAGAAAAAAAGGATTTTGGTGTTTGTTTTTGTGATAGTAGAAACAAAACAAAAAATTCTCATGTAGCCCATTCTTTGTTTACTGAGAAGTTTCGAAGGAAGGATCCTGCATTTCAAAATATTATAGATATTCCATCTTTTATGCACGCCGAAAACTCGGCAGGTTTACAGATATGTGATTTGATATGTTCTGGAATTTTATTTCCGATTGCCGCTAGGGTTTATTGTTCCGATGTTAAAAATATTCATGTGCAAGATCGAGGATTAGAAGTTAGAGAGCATTTTGGACAGATATTAAAAAATTTACAATTTCGATATTTAGATCAACGTAAAGGTAGGTATAGAGGAGGAATTACGGTTTCAGATCGTGTTAGAAAGCAATCCTCTTCATTGATCTTCAGTGAAAAATTTGAAGAAAAAGATTCACTTATACAGTTGAAAGAGCATTTTTCTTAG
- a CDS encoding DUF2313 domain-containing protein: MNYTAEDFIKAIMALFPSGPIWNRSKGSFLYKLHFILAISFSKNANDAFDLLRDAFPSSSVFLLPEWEKTLGLPNKCFGDKQSLQQRRASVISRLTNNGGSSVQYYTDLAKSLGFEISIEEFSSAKAGRLKAGKPCWGKIWNNVWRITISKISYQYFKAGTSKSGDPIRTWQLSALPCLLSSIVPVNTILIFREI; the protein is encoded by the coding sequence ATGAATTATACAGCCGAAGATTTTATAAAAGCGATCATGGCGCTTTTCCCATCAGGGCCTATTTGGAATAGAAGCAAGGGATCTTTTCTTTATAAATTGCACTTTATTTTAGCAATCTCTTTTAGCAAGAATGCGAATGATGCTTTTGACCTATTAAGAGATGCGTTTCCATCATCATCTGTTTTTCTTTTACCAGAATGGGAAAAAACGCTTGGCCTACCGAATAAGTGTTTTGGAGACAAACAATCGCTTCAACAAAGGAGAGCTTCTGTTATTTCAAGGCTTACAAATAATGGTGGTTCATCTGTCCAATATTATACGGATTTAGCAAAAAGTTTAGGTTTTGAGATTTCTATTGAAGAATTTTCATCTGCAAAAGCGGGACGTTTAAAGGCAGGGAAGCCTTGTTGGGGGAAGATTTGGAATAATGTATGGCGTATTACAATTTCCAAGATTTCATACCAGTATTTTAAAGCTGGGACATCTAAATCAGGAGACCCTATTAGGACATGGCAGTTAAGTGCATTGCCTTGTCTTCTCAGTTCAATTGTTCCAGTGAACACTATTCTCATTTTTAGAGAAATATAA
- a CDS encoding baseplate J/gp47 family protein produces MPYQRPTLVQIRDQIVSNIQAGNIPAFLNVMFKSVVWVFANVWAGMFHLQYGFLSWIAKQSVPWTATGVYLEAWASFKNVNRKTATQSSGMVTFQGISRASIPAKTLIILSGGISVESTEDVQEVNGQIIVPAVSQVTGKDQNVPIGTLGDLSSPIAGIQMTGVVSEPFVGGADLEDDASLRERMLQAFQEGGENGREEDYEKWALSVSGVTRAWCYRSNYMDGNMVMVLFMCDQANASNGGYPIGTNGSATEENRYDTASGDQLRVAEYIYTRRPVTALVCCSSPNKQPIDFVIGGLGKNNTPENQQKIKDVLQDMFVQVSEPGGTISPAAWQANLLSLNIPDVFVISPTAPILANGSAFMPDLGNVSFQ; encoded by the coding sequence ATGCCTTACCAAAGACCGACTTTAGTCCAAATCCGAGATCAGATTGTTTCTAATATTCAGGCGGGAAATATTCCCGCCTTTTTAAATGTGATGTTTAAATCTGTCGTTTGGGTTTTTGCCAATGTGTGGGCAGGAATGTTTCATCTGCAATATGGCTTTTTAAGTTGGATTGCAAAGCAGTCTGTTCCCTGGACTGCAACAGGTGTGTATTTGGAAGCTTGGGCTTCTTTTAAAAATGTCAATCGGAAAACAGCGACACAATCTTCTGGAATGGTGACATTTCAAGGGATTTCGAGAGCGTCCATTCCTGCAAAGACTTTAATTATTTTATCAGGTGGTATTTCAGTTGAGAGTACAGAAGATGTGCAAGAGGTAAATGGGCAGATTATTGTTCCAGCTGTTTCTCAAGTGACTGGAAAAGATCAAAATGTTCCTATTGGCACTTTGGGAGATCTTTCAAGCCCAATAGCTGGAATTCAAATGACAGGTGTCGTGAGTGAGCCTTTTGTGGGGGGAGCTGATTTAGAAGATGATGCCTCTCTCAGAGAAAGGATGCTTCAAGCTTTTCAAGAAGGTGGAGAGAATGGACGTGAAGAAGATTATGAAAAATGGGCTCTTTCTGTTTCTGGTGTAACAAGAGCCTGGTGTTACCGTTCAAATTATATGGACGGGAACATGGTCATGGTTTTGTTTATGTGTGATCAAGCAAATGCTTCTAACGGTGGGTATCCTATTGGCACAAATGGCTCAGCCACAGAAGAAAATCGTTATGATACTGCATCTGGGGATCAGCTAAGGGTAGCTGAATATATTTATACAAGGCGTCCTGTCACTGCATTGGTTTGCTGCTCTTCACCAAATAAACAGCCAATAGATTTTGTCATTGGGGGGCTAGGAAAAAATAATACGCCTGAAAATCAGCAAAAAATAAAAGATGTTTTGCAGGATATGTTTGTTCAGGTTTCAGAACCAGGGGGAACAATTTCTCCTGCTGCGTGGCAAGCCAATCTTTTGTCTTTAAATATACCAGATGTTTTTGTTATTTCGCCAACGGCACCTATTTTGGCAAATGGATCTGCCTTTATGCCAGATCTTGGGAATGTGAGCTTTCAATAA